The proteins below come from a single Acidobacteriota bacterium genomic window:
- the smpB gene encoding SsrA-binding protein SmpB — MEEKLIAKNKKAFHEFEVFERFEAGIVLQGTEVKSIREGRVNLKESYARLRNGEVWLMQCHVNPYTHGNLFNHDPVRPRKLLLHRSEIRRLIGKVREKGMTLVPLAVTLRKGLVKVEIGLCRGKTTVDKRAGEQEKTQKREIQKLLKRRSRDA; from the coding sequence ATGGAAGAGAAGCTCATCGCCAAGAACAAGAAGGCGTTCCACGAGTTCGAGGTCTTCGAGCGCTTCGAGGCGGGGATCGTGCTGCAGGGGACGGAAGTCAAGTCGATCCGCGAGGGCCGGGTCAACCTGAAGGAGTCCTACGCCCGGCTGCGGAACGGGGAAGTCTGGCTCATGCAGTGCCACGTCAACCCCTACACCCACGGGAACCTCTTCAACCACGACCCCGTGCGGCCCCGAAAGCTCCTGCTCCACCGGTCGGAAATCCGTCGCCTCATCGGAAAGGTCCGGGAGAAGGGGATGACCCTCGTCCCGCTCGCCGTGACCCTCCGGAAGGGCCTGGTCAAGGTCGAGATCGGGCTCTGCCGGGGGAAGACCACCGTGGACAAGCGGGCCGGCGAGCAGGAGAAAACCCAGAAGCGGGAGATCCAGAAACTACTGAAAAGGCGGTCTCGGGATGCATA